A segment of the Candidatus Eisenbacteria bacterium genome:
CGACGGAACCCGTTACGTGTACAAGCCGGTCCTCACCCGCCACAAGGCACGGCAGGGCGCCATCGAGCACCTGCTCACGACGTTTTTCAACGGTTCCGTCGCCGGCGCGGTCCTAACCTTGTTGGAGCGCCCCGGCACCGAGCTGAATTCCGAGGAGTTGGACCGCATGGCCAAGCTCATCGAGCAGGCCAGAAACGAGGAACGCAAATGACCAGTTCGGCGGGAGTCCTTCTGTCCGTTCTCGCGGCCGCGGGCTTCGGGGACCTGCTGTCCCTCTTCATCCGTGTGACCCTGATCGCTGCCGTGGGCATCCTCGTCTGTTCCGTGCTTCGCAATGCTTCCGCCGCCAAACGCTATCTGGCCGCGATGGCCACGCTGATCGCGCTGACCGCACTTCCGATCGCCAGAGCCTTCCTTCCCGTCGTGCCGCTGCCGATCCTGCCTGCCACCATGCGGTCGGCGCCGTTGCGTGCCGATGCGCCCCCAGCGATCCAGGTGGAGGGCAGGTCCGGTGTCGCTCTTCCCCGACCGAGCGGCGTGCCCGACGTGGAGACTGCCGGCGCCACCGCTCCGGAGCGATCGGGCGGACGCTTCTCGGACTACGTGATCCTCGTGTCTTTCCTCGTGTCCTCGGCGCTGCTCCTCCACGTCCTCATCTCCTTCACGGCCGCGGCGTTTGCAGCGAGGAGGGCACGGCGTATCGATGACGCCGAGCTGAGGGGCGAATTGGAGCTCGCCTGCCGCCGGCTCGGGGTGTCGCGCCCCGTGGACCTCCGCGAGTGCTCCCATATCACGGTTCCCTCCGTCTGGGGACTCGTCCGTCCCGTTCTCCTCTTGCCGGGGGCAGCCCGCGCGTGGAGCCGGGAGCGGATCCGCGTGGTGTTTCTCCACGAGGTGGCGCATGTGGCGCGGC
Coding sequences within it:
- a CDS encoding BlaI/MecI/CopY family transcriptional regulator; translated protein: MKRLKTLSRREREIMDILYAAEGASATAGEIRSRIPSPPSYSAVRATLRILEHKGLLRHDADGTRYVYKPVLTRHKARQGAIEHLLTTFFNGSVAGAVLTLLERPGTELNSEELDRMAKLIEQARNEERK